From the genome of Lotus japonicus ecotype B-129 chromosome 6, LjGifu_v1.2, one region includes:
- the LOC130726203 gene encoding chaperonin-like RBCX protein 1, chloroplastic isoform X2: MESSPNLALSQLPSVYSAIPSSKYRNYPFWPGNKRRSSPSTRIQCNKMFVPGFGEASPEAKAANNLHNFFTYTASYNPEAYEELMDFVGRHPLDDGDKFCATMFRESSRHKNLALRIMEVRSAYCKNDFEWDNLKRLAFKKVTESNTRLMRDYISETSPTETEK; the protein is encoded by the exons ATGGAATCTTCACCAAATCTAGCACTTTCTCAGCTTCCTTCTGTATACTCTGCAATACCCAGCAGCAAGTACAGAAATTATCCTTTTTGGCCTGGCAATAAGCGAAGGAGCTCTCCATCCACACGCATACAATGCAATAAGATGTTTGTACCTG GATTTGGAGAAGCATCACCAGAAGCAAAGGCAGCAAATAACCTCCACAATTTCTTCACCTACACTGCA AGCTATAATCCtgaagcatatgaagagctaaTGGACTTCGTGGGTAGACACCCATTGGATGATGGTGACAAGTTCTGCGCCACTATGTTCAGAGAATCATCAAGACATAAGAACTTAG CCCTACGCATAATGGAG GTTCGATCAGCATACTGCAAAAATGATTTTGAATGGGACAACTTGAAGCGCCTCGCTTTTAAG AAGGTCACTGAATCTAACACGAGACTTATGAGGGATTACATCTCAGAAACCAGTCCTACTGAAACAGAGAAGTGA
- the LOC130726203 gene encoding chaperonin-like RBCX protein 1, chloroplastic isoform X1 → MESSPNLALSQLPSVYSAIPSSKYRNYPFWPGNKRRSSPSTRIQCNKMFVPGFGEASPEAKAANNLHNFFTYTAVKIVAAQLESYNPEAYEELMDFVGRHPLDDGDKFCATMFRESSRHKNLALRIMEVRSAYCKNDFEWDNLKRLAFKKVTESNTRLMRDYISETSPTETEK, encoded by the exons ATGGAATCTTCACCAAATCTAGCACTTTCTCAGCTTCCTTCTGTATACTCTGCAATACCCAGCAGCAAGTACAGAAATTATCCTTTTTGGCCTGGCAATAAGCGAAGGAGCTCTCCATCCACACGCATACAATGCAATAAGATGTTTGTACCTG GATTTGGAGAAGCATCACCAGAAGCAAAGGCAGCAAATAACCTCCACAATTTCTTCACCTACACTGCAGTTAAGATTGTTGCTGCTCAACTTGAG AGCTATAATCCtgaagcatatgaagagctaaTGGACTTCGTGGGTAGACACCCATTGGATGATGGTGACAAGTTCTGCGCCACTATGTTCAGAGAATCATCAAGACATAAGAACTTAG CCCTACGCATAATGGAG GTTCGATCAGCATACTGCAAAAATGATTTTGAATGGGACAACTTGAAGCGCCTCGCTTTTAAG AAGGTCACTGAATCTAACACGAGACTTATGAGGGATTACATCTCAGAAACCAGTCCTACTGAAACAGAGAAGTGA
- the LOC130726200 gene encoding uncharacterized protein LOC130726200 isoform X1 produces the protein MNKKKALSILLRARMKPNDRTNLPLTQNATTSKIQQQNESQGERDSSNNDSVNAEREFKRVHTSMHSAISMNKTEVLDDVLNNFSEGYFSLSRENRRKLLLVLARDYDLNRTRVRELIKQYLGLELPAADKAQVSGAEEGLFSSFYRIEWNLRHALQPVYEVLFERLNTHPGGLRVLTLLRADILSILAEENIASLRALDSYLKEKLSTWLSPAALELHQITWDDPASLLEKIVAYEAVHPISNLLDLKRRLGVGRRCFGYLHAAIPGEPLIFIEVALLKNVAQTIQEVLWDSPPISEIEAKCALFYSISSTQPGLSGINLGKFLIKRVVTLVKREMPHISTFATLSPIPGFMPWLLSKLASQAVLADGDVSQPLAEGSGSTFYENILKPEEEEALMGLPKDIAKGTNGMEVLFNLLTSTSYKWIHSPEILSALKPPLMRLCARYLLQEKKRGKALDSVANFHLQNGAMVERINWMADRSEKGLSQSGGIMVNYVYCLDQIEEYAHSYFSNGEIQASSDLQRYVEPE, from the exons ATgaacaagaagaaagctctctcCATTTTGTTGCGCGCCAGAATGAAGCCTAACGATCGCACCAACCTTCCTCTCACT CAGAACGCGACGACGAGTAAAATTCAGCAGCAGAACGAATCGCAAGGAGAACGAGATTCATCGAACAATGACTCCGTCAATGCtgagag GGAATTTAAGCGTGTCCATACGTCAATGCATTCTGCGATATCAATGAACAAAACGGAGGTTCTAGATGATGTGCTAAATAATTTCTCAGAG GGTTATTTTAGCCTTTCGCGTGAAAATCGTCGCAAGTTGCTCCTTGTGCTTGCTAGAGACTATGATCTCAATAGGACACGAGTTCGTGAGTTGATTAAGCAGTACCTTGGGCTTGAACTTCCGGCTG CAGATAAAGCTCAAGTGAGTGGCGCTGAAGAAGGGTTGTTTTCTTCGTTCTACCGCATTGAGTGGAATTTGAGGCATGCCCTACAGCCAGTTTATGAAGTTCTGTTTGAACGTCTCAACACTCATCCTGGAGGGTTGAGGGTCTTAACCCTTCTCCGAGCTGATATCCTGTCCATTCTTGC AGAGGAAAATATTGCATCTCTGAGAGCATTGGATTCTTATTTAAAGGAAAAACTTAGCACGTGGCTTAGTCCTGCTGCCTTAGAGCTTCATCAAATAACATGGGACGATCCTGCTTCTCTGCTGGAGAAAATTGTTGCTTATGAA GCTGTGCATCCTATTAGCAACCTCCTAGATCTTAAAAGAAGGCTGGGTGTTGGCCGTCGCTGCTTTGGATACTTACACGCAGCAATTCCTG GTGAACCCTTAATATTCATTGAAGTTGCACTACTGAAAAATGTAGCTCAGACTATACAG GAAGTTTTGTGGGATAGTCCTCCTATATCTGAAATTGAGGCAAAATGTGCATTGTTCTACTCCATATCATCAACTCAG CCTGGCTTATCAGGGATCAACTTAGGCAAGTTTCTTATCAAACGTGTTGTAACCCTGGTGAAAAGGGAGATGCCACATATTTCT ACGTTTGCAACTCTCAGTCCCATCCCAGGATTCATGCCATGGCTCTTGTCCAAGTTGGCATCTCAAGCGGTGCTTGCTGATGGAGATGTCTCACAACCACTGGCCGAGGGATCCGGTTCCACATTCTATGAGAATATACTtaaaccagaagaagaagaagcacttATGGGTTTACCTAA AGATATTGCCAAGGGAACAAATGGAATGGAAGTTCtgttcaacttgcttacttcgACATCCTATAAGTGGATTCATTCGCCAGAAATTCTGTCAGCATTAAAACCCCCGTTGATGCGTTTATGTGCCAG ATACCTTCTGCAAGAGAAGAAAAGAGGAAAAGCCTTGGACTCTGTCGCAAACTTTCACTTGCAAAATGGAGCG ATGGTTGAAAGAATAAATTGGATGGCAGACCGATCAGAAAAAGGTCTTTCTCAGAGTGGAGGCATCATGGTGAACTATGTCTATTG TCTGGATCAAATAGAAGAATATGCTCATTCATACTTCAGCAATGGCGAAATTCAAGCTTCAAGTGATCTCCAGCGCTATGTTGAG CCAGAGTGA
- the LOC130726200 gene encoding uncharacterized protein LOC130726200 isoform X2, protein MNKKKALSILLRARMKPNDRTNLPLTQNATTSKIQQQNESQGERDSSNNDSVNAEREFKRVHTSMHSAISMNKTEVLDDVLNNFSEGYFSLSRENRRKLLLVLARDYDLNRTRVRELIKQYLGLELPADKAQVSGAEEGLFSSFYRIEWNLRHALQPVYEVLFERLNTHPGGLRVLTLLRADILSILAEENIASLRALDSYLKEKLSTWLSPAALELHQITWDDPASLLEKIVAYEAVHPISNLLDLKRRLGVGRRCFGYLHAAIPGEPLIFIEVALLKNVAQTIQEVLWDSPPISEIEAKCALFYSISSTQPGLSGINLGKFLIKRVVTLVKREMPHISTFATLSPIPGFMPWLLSKLASQAVLADGDVSQPLAEGSGSTFYENILKPEEEEALMGLPKDIAKGTNGMEVLFNLLTSTSYKWIHSPEILSALKPPLMRLCARYLLQEKKRGKALDSVANFHLQNGAMVERINWMADRSEKGLSQSGGIMVNYVYCLDQIEEYAHSYFSNGEIQASSDLQRYVEPE, encoded by the exons ATgaacaagaagaaagctctctcCATTTTGTTGCGCGCCAGAATGAAGCCTAACGATCGCACCAACCTTCCTCTCACT CAGAACGCGACGACGAGTAAAATTCAGCAGCAGAACGAATCGCAAGGAGAACGAGATTCATCGAACAATGACTCCGTCAATGCtgagag GGAATTTAAGCGTGTCCATACGTCAATGCATTCTGCGATATCAATGAACAAAACGGAGGTTCTAGATGATGTGCTAAATAATTTCTCAGAG GGTTATTTTAGCCTTTCGCGTGAAAATCGTCGCAAGTTGCTCCTTGTGCTTGCTAGAGACTATGATCTCAATAGGACACGAGTTCGTGAGTTGATTAAGCAGTACCTTGGGCTTGAACTTCCGGCTG ATAAAGCTCAAGTGAGTGGCGCTGAAGAAGGGTTGTTTTCTTCGTTCTACCGCATTGAGTGGAATTTGAGGCATGCCCTACAGCCAGTTTATGAAGTTCTGTTTGAACGTCTCAACACTCATCCTGGAGGGTTGAGGGTCTTAACCCTTCTCCGAGCTGATATCCTGTCCATTCTTGC AGAGGAAAATATTGCATCTCTGAGAGCATTGGATTCTTATTTAAAGGAAAAACTTAGCACGTGGCTTAGTCCTGCTGCCTTAGAGCTTCATCAAATAACATGGGACGATCCTGCTTCTCTGCTGGAGAAAATTGTTGCTTATGAA GCTGTGCATCCTATTAGCAACCTCCTAGATCTTAAAAGAAGGCTGGGTGTTGGCCGTCGCTGCTTTGGATACTTACACGCAGCAATTCCTG GTGAACCCTTAATATTCATTGAAGTTGCACTACTGAAAAATGTAGCTCAGACTATACAG GAAGTTTTGTGGGATAGTCCTCCTATATCTGAAATTGAGGCAAAATGTGCATTGTTCTACTCCATATCATCAACTCAG CCTGGCTTATCAGGGATCAACTTAGGCAAGTTTCTTATCAAACGTGTTGTAACCCTGGTGAAAAGGGAGATGCCACATATTTCT ACGTTTGCAACTCTCAGTCCCATCCCAGGATTCATGCCATGGCTCTTGTCCAAGTTGGCATCTCAAGCGGTGCTTGCTGATGGAGATGTCTCACAACCACTGGCCGAGGGATCCGGTTCCACATTCTATGAGAATATACTtaaaccagaagaagaagaagcacttATGGGTTTACCTAA AGATATTGCCAAGGGAACAAATGGAATGGAAGTTCtgttcaacttgcttacttcgACATCCTATAAGTGGATTCATTCGCCAGAAATTCTGTCAGCATTAAAACCCCCGTTGATGCGTTTATGTGCCAG ATACCTTCTGCAAGAGAAGAAAAGAGGAAAAGCCTTGGACTCTGTCGCAAACTTTCACTTGCAAAATGGAGCG ATGGTTGAAAGAATAAATTGGATGGCAGACCGATCAGAAAAAGGTCTTTCTCAGAGTGGAGGCATCATGGTGAACTATGTCTATTG TCTGGATCAAATAGAAGAATATGCTCATTCATACTTCAGCAATGGCGAAATTCAAGCTTCAAGTGATCTCCAGCGCTATGTTGAG CCAGAGTGA